Proteins encoded in a region of the Acidimicrobiia bacterium genome:
- the chrA gene encoding chromate efflux transporter: protein MGVPRMPAPTGAPLTEVVAQWGRIGCIGFGGPPAHISLLRELCVERKRWMRERDFEDAVAACNLLPGPASTQLAIFCAWRVAGPVGAVVGGAAFIVPGLVFIIGLAIVFLAGSPPNWVQGAGAGAGAAVAAVAVHTGASLASASWARSPSHWRWIAYAALGGAAAATAGPWLVLVLLGCGAIESGLRQPRHDGEMGMHLGPVLVAAATATGGLLALAWVAIKVGALSYGGGFVIIPLMQSDAVHTYHWMTDAQFLDAVALGQVTPGPVVQTVAAVGYAAAGIGGALLAAFVAFSPSFAFVLVGAKRFDRIRQDPRVRAFLDGSGPASVGAIIGTAIPLALALDEAWQLGVLGAAAVALLVLRRGVVLTLLLAAAAGIIASQVGAAIP, encoded by the coding sequence ATGGGCGTCCCTCGCATGCCTGCGCCCACCGGGGCCCCACTGACCGAGGTCGTCGCCCAGTGGGGACGCATCGGCTGCATTGGCTTCGGCGGACCACCTGCACACATCTCCCTTCTGCGCGAGCTGTGCGTCGAGCGCAAGCGATGGATGCGGGAGCGGGATTTCGAAGACGCGGTTGCGGCGTGCAACCTCCTTCCTGGGCCGGCATCCACGCAACTCGCGATCTTCTGTGCGTGGCGCGTCGCAGGACCGGTCGGGGCCGTCGTCGGCGGGGCGGCCTTCATCGTCCCCGGGCTCGTCTTCATCATCGGACTCGCGATCGTGTTCCTCGCGGGGTCGCCACCGAACTGGGTGCAGGGTGCCGGGGCGGGCGCCGGTGCAGCGGTGGCCGCCGTCGCGGTGCACACCGGCGCGAGCCTCGCCTCGGCCAGCTGGGCTCGTTCCCCCTCGCACTGGCGATGGATCGCCTACGCCGCTCTTGGCGGCGCGGCCGCCGCGACCGCGGGACCGTGGCTCGTGCTGGTGCTCCTCGGTTGCGGCGCGATCGAGTCGGGACTTCGGCAACCGCGCCACGACGGGGAAATGGGCATGCACCTCGGTCCCGTCCTCGTCGCCGCGGCCACGGCGACCGGTGGCCTGCTCGCGCTCGCATGGGTCGCCATCAAGGTGGGAGCGCTCTCGTACGGCGGCGGCTTCGTGATCATCCCGCTCATGCAATCCGACGCGGTCCACACCTACCACTGGATGACCGACGCGCAGTTCCTCGATGCCGTCGCGCTCGGCCAGGTCACCCCGGGTCCCGTCGTCCAGACGGTCGCGGCCGTGGGCTACGCGGCCGCCGGGATCGGCGGCGCGCTCCTCGCCGCGTTCGTCGCCTTCTCTCCTTCGTTCGCGTTCGTGCTCGTCGGCGCCAAACGGTTCGACCGCATCCGCCAGGACCCGCGCGTCCGTGCCTTCCTCGACGGGTCCGGTCCCGCGTCGGTCGGCGCGATCATCGGTACCGCGATCCCGCTCGCGCTCGCGCTCGACGAAGCGTGGCAGCTCGGCG